One Aegilops tauschii subsp. strangulata cultivar AL8/78 chromosome 7, Aet v6.0, whole genome shotgun sequence genomic window carries:
- the LOC109733557 gene encoding uncharacterized protein, with protein MAVKCILLFGVVLASFLLLCQDGADARELTETKPKESEEKNMKPGYGNNGGGYGNNGGYGNNGGGYGNNGGYGNNGGGYGNNGGGYQHGGGYGNNGGGYQHGGGYGNNGGGYGGGSGNNGGGYGGGSGNPGYGGGYGNPGYGGGNNGGYGNGGSDPGRGGGYGNPGYGGGNNGGYGSGSGGGYGSGGGSGGGGGYGGGSGGGGGYP; from the exons ATGGCTGTCAAGTGTATACTTCTGTTTGGTGTCGTACTAGCGTCTTTCCTGCTTCTCTGCCAGGATGGAGCAGATGCTAGAGAGCTCACCGAAACTAAACCTAaag AATCCGAGGAGAAGAATATGAAACCTGGGTATGGAAACAATGGGGGAGGATATGGAAACAACGGAGGATACGGAAACAATGGCGGAGGGTATGGAAACAACGGAGGATATGGAAACAATGGCGGAGGATATGGAAACAACGGTGGTGGGTACCAGCATGGTGGAGGGTACGGAAACAACGGTGGTGGGTACCAACATGGTGGAGGATACGGAAACAATGGTGGTGGGTATGGTGGAGGATCTGGAAACAATGGTGGTGGTTATGGTGGAGGGTCTGGAAATCCTGGATATGGCGGTGGCTATGGCAATCCTGGCTATGGTGGCGGCAACAACGGTGGATATGGTAATGGTGGTAGTGACCCAGGACGTGGTGGTGGGTACGGCAATCCTGGCTACGGTGGTGGCAACAACGGTGGGTATGGCAGTGGCTCTGGTGGAGGGTATGGCTCTGGTGGCGGGTCTGGCGGGGGTGGAGGTTACGGTGGAGGCTCTGGCGGTGGTGGTGGCTATCCTTGA